In a single window of the Caloenas nicobarica isolate bCalNic1 chromosome 8, bCalNic1.hap1, whole genome shotgun sequence genome:
- the PHC3 gene encoding polyhomeotic-like protein 3 isoform X3, giving the protein MENEPNTTTCSASTTTITTTSTSRTQLPQISVYSGSDRHAVQASLSGGRQCTSPTGSVTQQSSMSQTSINLSTSPTPAQIISRSQTSNTTTSSITQQTMLLGSTSPTLSASQAQMYLRAQMLIFTPATTVAAVQSDIPVVSSSSSSSCQSAATQVQNLTLRSQKLGVLSGSQNGPPKSSSQTPSLSLCKPVTSSKGSQLDPSESNRKGESPTPECRSTPVTRTSSIHHLITPASYSPLQPHSLVKHQQLPLHSPPPKISHHQLILQQQQQVQPIALQTPSGQDPPPSQHCLPLPSHGLPPAPSSVQSHCSPIHIHPPPLTLSPTPSQSAQQSVVVSPPPSHSPSQSPTIIIHPQALIQSQANSLVPTALQAEQTAPQQTTSPVRPIAQPLNLPPHLPLPSSPAVHIGSVDQPSLVSPGQQIVSSTPHQQYSALQSTPIPLAAPPQLSASSTQIQQLPLQSVPSLQVQPEILSQGQVLVQNTLVSEEELPAAEALVQLPFQTLPPPQTVAVNLQVQPSVPIETPVIYQVENVCEEEMPEESDCVHMARTPTPPTLSPPAIPLGNGDALNSEDPLSEHGGPPSVTSSVSASVIKSPSDPSHASIPPPPLLLPAATTRSNSTSMPNSIPSLENKPPQAIVKPQILTHVIEGFVIQEGLEPFPVSRSSLLVEQPAEKRLLVEGQIMSVVCVESDLQNTKHADNSSDTEIEDMIAEEGLDEIENDLLKCEFCGKMGYSNKFLRSKRFCSTSCAKRHSLSCTKKFGLFTSDKTSRWNRKSDSQSLGRRGRRPSGPDGASRDHFLRQLPITYPSAEEDMASHEDAVPAAMTTRLRRQSERERERELRELRIRKMPESIDLLPVVQADPSVWTVDEVWAFIHSLPGCQDIADEFRAQEIDGQALLLLKEDHLMSAMNIKLGPALKICARINSLKES; this is encoded by the exons ATGGAGAATgaaccaaacacaacaacatGTTCTGCTTCTACAACTACTATCACGACCACCTCCACGTCCCGGACACAGCTGCCACAGATATCTGTCTACAGCGGCTCTGACAGACATGCTGTCCAG GCAAGCCTGTCAGGTGGGAGGCAATGTACTTCCCCCACTGGGAGTGTCACTCAGCAGTCAAGCATGTCGCAGACCTCG aTTAACCTCTCCACCTCTCCTACACCTGCACAGATAATAAGCCGTTCACAGACCTccaacaccaccaccagcagTATTACTCAACAGACTATGTTGCTGGGGAGCACCTCTCCAACCCTGAGTGCAAGCCAGGCTCAAATGTATCTACGAGCTCAAATG CTCATTTTTACTCCTGCAACCACTGTGGCTGCTGTTCAGTCTGACATTCCTGTTGTCTCAtcatcttcctcatcctcctgtCAGTCTGCAGCTACTCAG GTTCAGAACTTGACATTGCGCAGTCAGAAGTTGGGCGTATTGTCAGGTTCACAGAATGGCCCACCAAAGAGCAGCAGTCAAACACCGTCACTGTCTCTGTGTAAACCTGTAACCAGCTCCAAGGGCAGCCAACTGGATCCCTCAGAAAGCAATAGAAAAGGCGAGAGCCCAACTCCAGAATGTCGGAGTACACCAGTCACACGGACTTCGAGCATACATCACTTAATAACACCAG CTTCATATTCTCCATTGCAACCTCATTCTTTAGTCAAACATCAGCAGCTCCCGCTTCATTCACCACCCCCAAAGATTTCCCATCATCAGCTGATattacaacagcagcagcaagtccAGCCCATTGCACTCCAGACCCCGTCGGGTCAGGACCCCCCTCCATCCCAGCACTGCCTCCCACTCCCAAGCCATGGTCTTCCTCCGGCTCCCAGCAGTGTCCAGTCTCATTGCTCACCTATCCACATCCATCCTCCACCTCTAACACTCTCTCCTACCCCATCCCAGTCAGCTCAGCAGTCTGTAGTGGTGTCCCCTCCACCTTCTCACTCCCCTAGTCAGTCACCCACAATAATTATTCATCCTCAAGCACTTATTCAGTCACAGGCCAACTCCCTCGTGCCAACAGCTCTTCAGGCAGAGCAGACTGCTCCTCAGCAAACTACCAGTCCAGTTCGACCGATTGCACAGCCACTTAATCTTCCGCCACACCTTCCGCTTCCATCTTCCCCTGCTGTACATATAGGATCGGTAGATCAGCCCAGCTTAGTTTCCCCAGGCCAACAGATCGTGTCCTCGACACCACACCAGCAATATTCAGCCTTGCAGTCCACACCTATCCCTCTTGCAGCTCCTCCTCAGCTGTCAGCATCTTCAACCCAGATTCAACAACTGCCATTGCAATCTGTGCCGTCTTTACAAGTGCAGCCTGAAATTCTGTCCCAGGGGCAGGTTTTGGTTCAAAACACTTTGGTTTCTGAGGAAGAActtcctgctgcagaagctTTGGTCCAGCTGCCATTTCAAACTCTTCCACCACCACAGACCGTGGCAGTAAATCTTCAAGTGCAGCCGTCGGTACCAATTGAAACTCCAGTG ATTTACCAAGTGGAGAATGTATGTGAAGAAGAGATGCCCGAGGAATCAGATTGTGTCCATATGGCAAGAACACCTACGCCTCCCACTTTGTCCCCACCAGCCATACCCTTGGGGAATGGAGATGCACTTAATTCAGAAGATCCTTTGTCAG aacatggGGGACCACCTTCAGTGACATCATCAGTCAGTGCCTCAGTAATTAAATCTCCATCTGATCCTTCACATGCCTCTATTCCGCCACCACCTCTATTGCTTCCAGCAGCAACAACAAGGAGCAACAGCACATCAATGCCCAATAGCATTCCTAGTCTAGAAAATAAACCTCCACAGGCTATTGTTAAACCACAGATCCTGACCCATGTTATTGAAGGCTTTGTGATTCAGGAGGGGTTAGAGCCATTCCCT GTAAGTCGTTCATCTTTGCTGGTAGAACAGCCTGCAGAAAAAAGATTGCTAGTGGAGGGTCAAATCATGAGTGTTGTGTGTGTTGAATCAGACTTGCAGAATACAAAACATGCAGACAACTCATCGGACACAGAGATAGAGGATATGATTGCAGAAG AGGGACTGGATGAAATAGAAAATGATCTTCTGAAGTGTGAATTTTGTGGAAAAATGGGATATTCTAATAAGTTTCTACGGTCAAAAAGATTCTGCTCCACATCCTGTGCCAAAAG GCACAGCCTTAGTTGCACTAAGAAATTTGGGCTGTTTACATCAGACAAGACCAGTCGTTGGAATCGGAAATCAGATAGCCAAAGTCTTGGGCGACGCGGGCGTCGACCGAGTGGCCCTGATGGGGCGTCACGAGATCATTTTCTTAGACAG CTTCCAATTACTTATCCATCTGCAGAAGAAGATATGGCTTCTCATGAAGATGCTGTTCCAGCTGCCATGACCACCCGTCTGCGAAGGCAgagtgaaagagagagagaacgTGAACTTAGGGAACTAAGAATTAGGAAAATGCCAGAGAGCATTGACTTGCTACCCGTGGTGCAAGCGGACCCATCAGTATGGACTGTTGATGAAGTCTGGGCCTTTATACATTCTTTGCCTG GTTGTCAAGATATTGCGGATGAATTCAGAGCACAAGAAATCGATGGACAAGCTCTCCTCTTGTTGAAGGAGGATCACCTTATGAGTGCAATGAATATTAAGCTTGGACCTGCGTTGAAAATCTGTGCACGGATAAATTCATTGAAAGAATCCTAG
- the PHC3 gene encoding polyhomeotic-like protein 3 isoform X1: MENEPNTTTCSASTTTITTTSTSRTQLPQISVYSGSDRHAVQVIQQALHRPPSSAAQYLQQMYAAQQQHLMLQTAALQQQHLSSTQFQSLATVPQASLSGGRQCTSPTGSVTQQSSMSQTSINLSTSPTPAQIISRSQTSNTTTSSITQQTMLLGSTSPTLSASQAQMYLRAQMLIFTPATTVAAVQSDIPVVSSSSSSSCQSAATQVQNLTLRSQKLGVLSGSQNGPPKSSSQTPSLSLCKPVTSSKGSQLDPSESNRKGESPTPECRSTPVTRTSSIHHLITPASYSPLQPHSLVKHQQLPLHSPPPKISHHQLILQQQQQVQPIALQTPSGQDPPPSQHCLPLPSHGLPPAPSSVQSHCSPIHIHPPPLTLSPTPSQSAQQSVVVSPPPSHSPSQSPTIIIHPQALIQSQANSLVPTALQAEQTAPQQTTSPVRPIAQPLNLPPHLPLPSSPAVHIGSVDQPSLVSPGQQIVSSTPHQQYSALQSTPIPLAAPPQLSASSTQIQQLPLQSVPSLQVQPEILSQGQVLVQNTLVSEEELPAAEALVQLPFQTLPPPQTVAVNLQVQPSVPIETPVIYQVENVCEEEMPEESDCVHMARTPTPPTLSPPAIPLGNGDALNSEDPLSEHGGPPSVTSSVSASVIKSPSDPSHASIPPPPLLLPAATTRSNSTSMPNSIPSLENKPPQAIVKPQILTHVIEGFVIQEGLEPFPVSRSSLLVEQPAEKRLLVEGQIMSVVCVESDLQNTKHADNSSDTEIEDMIAEEGLDEIENDLLKCEFCGKMGYSNKFLRSKRFCSTSCAKRHSLSCTKKFGLFTSDKTSRWNRKSDSQSLGRRGRRPSGPDGASRDHFLRQLPITYPSAEEDMASHEDAVPAAMTTRLRRQSERERERELRELRIRKMPESIDLLPVVQADPSVWTVDEVWAFIHSLPGCQDIADEFRAQEIDGQALLLLKEDHLMSAMNIKLGPALKICARINSLKES; this comes from the exons ATGGAGAATgaaccaaacacaacaacatGTTCTGCTTCTACAACTACTATCACGACCACCTCCACGTCCCGGACACAGCTGCCACAGATATCTGTCTACAGCGGCTCTGACAGACATGCTGTCCAG GTTATTCAGCAGGCCTTGCATCGTCCTCCTAGCTCAGCTGCTCAGTACCTCCAGCAGATGTACGCAGCCCAACAGCAGCATCTAATGCTGCAgactgctgctttgcagcagcagcacttaaGCAGTACCCAATTTCAGAGTCTGGCAACTGTACCACAG GCAAGCCTGTCAGGTGGGAGGCAATGTACTTCCCCCACTGGGAGTGTCACTCAGCAGTCAAGCATGTCGCAGACCTCG aTTAACCTCTCCACCTCTCCTACACCTGCACAGATAATAAGCCGTTCACAGACCTccaacaccaccaccagcagTATTACTCAACAGACTATGTTGCTGGGGAGCACCTCTCCAACCCTGAGTGCAAGCCAGGCTCAAATGTATCTACGAGCTCAAATG CTCATTTTTACTCCTGCAACCACTGTGGCTGCTGTTCAGTCTGACATTCCTGTTGTCTCAtcatcttcctcatcctcctgtCAGTCTGCAGCTACTCAG GTTCAGAACTTGACATTGCGCAGTCAGAAGTTGGGCGTATTGTCAGGTTCACAGAATGGCCCACCAAAGAGCAGCAGTCAAACACCGTCACTGTCTCTGTGTAAACCTGTAACCAGCTCCAAGGGCAGCCAACTGGATCCCTCAGAAAGCAATAGAAAAGGCGAGAGCCCAACTCCAGAATGTCGGAGTACACCAGTCACACGGACTTCGAGCATACATCACTTAATAACACCAG CTTCATATTCTCCATTGCAACCTCATTCTTTAGTCAAACATCAGCAGCTCCCGCTTCATTCACCACCCCCAAAGATTTCCCATCATCAGCTGATattacaacagcagcagcaagtccAGCCCATTGCACTCCAGACCCCGTCGGGTCAGGACCCCCCTCCATCCCAGCACTGCCTCCCACTCCCAAGCCATGGTCTTCCTCCGGCTCCCAGCAGTGTCCAGTCTCATTGCTCACCTATCCACATCCATCCTCCACCTCTAACACTCTCTCCTACCCCATCCCAGTCAGCTCAGCAGTCTGTAGTGGTGTCCCCTCCACCTTCTCACTCCCCTAGTCAGTCACCCACAATAATTATTCATCCTCAAGCACTTATTCAGTCACAGGCCAACTCCCTCGTGCCAACAGCTCTTCAGGCAGAGCAGACTGCTCCTCAGCAAACTACCAGTCCAGTTCGACCGATTGCACAGCCACTTAATCTTCCGCCACACCTTCCGCTTCCATCTTCCCCTGCTGTACATATAGGATCGGTAGATCAGCCCAGCTTAGTTTCCCCAGGCCAACAGATCGTGTCCTCGACACCACACCAGCAATATTCAGCCTTGCAGTCCACACCTATCCCTCTTGCAGCTCCTCCTCAGCTGTCAGCATCTTCAACCCAGATTCAACAACTGCCATTGCAATCTGTGCCGTCTTTACAAGTGCAGCCTGAAATTCTGTCCCAGGGGCAGGTTTTGGTTCAAAACACTTTGGTTTCTGAGGAAGAActtcctgctgcagaagctTTGGTCCAGCTGCCATTTCAAACTCTTCCACCACCACAGACCGTGGCAGTAAATCTTCAAGTGCAGCCGTCGGTACCAATTGAAACTCCAGTG ATTTACCAAGTGGAGAATGTATGTGAAGAAGAGATGCCCGAGGAATCAGATTGTGTCCATATGGCAAGAACACCTACGCCTCCCACTTTGTCCCCACCAGCCATACCCTTGGGGAATGGAGATGCACTTAATTCAGAAGATCCTTTGTCAG aacatggGGGACCACCTTCAGTGACATCATCAGTCAGTGCCTCAGTAATTAAATCTCCATCTGATCCTTCACATGCCTCTATTCCGCCACCACCTCTATTGCTTCCAGCAGCAACAACAAGGAGCAACAGCACATCAATGCCCAATAGCATTCCTAGTCTAGAAAATAAACCTCCACAGGCTATTGTTAAACCACAGATCCTGACCCATGTTATTGAAGGCTTTGTGATTCAGGAGGGGTTAGAGCCATTCCCT GTAAGTCGTTCATCTTTGCTGGTAGAACAGCCTGCAGAAAAAAGATTGCTAGTGGAGGGTCAAATCATGAGTGTTGTGTGTGTTGAATCAGACTTGCAGAATACAAAACATGCAGACAACTCATCGGACACAGAGATAGAGGATATGATTGCAGAAG AGGGACTGGATGAAATAGAAAATGATCTTCTGAAGTGTGAATTTTGTGGAAAAATGGGATATTCTAATAAGTTTCTACGGTCAAAAAGATTCTGCTCCACATCCTGTGCCAAAAG GCACAGCCTTAGTTGCACTAAGAAATTTGGGCTGTTTACATCAGACAAGACCAGTCGTTGGAATCGGAAATCAGATAGCCAAAGTCTTGGGCGACGCGGGCGTCGACCGAGTGGCCCTGATGGGGCGTCACGAGATCATTTTCTTAGACAG CTTCCAATTACTTATCCATCTGCAGAAGAAGATATGGCTTCTCATGAAGATGCTGTTCCAGCTGCCATGACCACCCGTCTGCGAAGGCAgagtgaaagagagagagaacgTGAACTTAGGGAACTAAGAATTAGGAAAATGCCAGAGAGCATTGACTTGCTACCCGTGGTGCAAGCGGACCCATCAGTATGGACTGTTGATGAAGTCTGGGCCTTTATACATTCTTTGCCTG GTTGTCAAGATATTGCGGATGAATTCAGAGCACAAGAAATCGATGGACAAGCTCTCCTCTTGTTGAAGGAGGATCACCTTATGAGTGCAATGAATATTAAGCTTGGACCTGCGTTGAAAATCTGTGCACGGATAAATTCATTGAAAGAATCCTAG
- the PHC3 gene encoding polyhomeotic-like protein 3 isoform X2 — MENEPNTTTCSASTTTITTTSTSRTQLPQISVYSGSDRHAVQVIQQALHRPPSSAAQYLQQMYAAQQQHLMLQTAALQQQHLSSTQFQSLATVPQASLSGGRQCTSPTGSVTQQSSMSQTSIISRSQTSNTTTSSITQQTMLLGSTSPTLSASQAQMYLRAQMLIFTPATTVAAVQSDIPVVSSSSSSSCQSAATQVQNLTLRSQKLGVLSGSQNGPPKSSSQTPSLSLCKPVTSSKGSQLDPSESNRKGESPTPECRSTPVTRTSSIHHLITPASYSPLQPHSLVKHQQLPLHSPPPKISHHQLILQQQQQVQPIALQTPSGQDPPPSQHCLPLPSHGLPPAPSSVQSHCSPIHIHPPPLTLSPTPSQSAQQSVVVSPPPSHSPSQSPTIIIHPQALIQSQANSLVPTALQAEQTAPQQTTSPVRPIAQPLNLPPHLPLPSSPAVHIGSVDQPSLVSPGQQIVSSTPHQQYSALQSTPIPLAAPPQLSASSTQIQQLPLQSVPSLQVQPEILSQGQVLVQNTLVSEEELPAAEALVQLPFQTLPPPQTVAVNLQVQPSVPIETPVIYQVENVCEEEMPEESDCVHMARTPTPPTLSPPAIPLGNGDALNSEDPLSEHGGPPSVTSSVSASVIKSPSDPSHASIPPPPLLLPAATTRSNSTSMPNSIPSLENKPPQAIVKPQILTHVIEGFVIQEGLEPFPVSRSSLLVEQPAEKRLLVEGQIMSVVCVESDLQNTKHADNSSDTEIEDMIAEEGLDEIENDLLKCEFCGKMGYSNKFLRSKRFCSTSCAKRHSLSCTKKFGLFTSDKTSRWNRKSDSQSLGRRGRRPSGPDGASRDHFLRQLPITYPSAEEDMASHEDAVPAAMTTRLRRQSERERERELRELRIRKMPESIDLLPVVQADPSVWTVDEVWAFIHSLPGCQDIADEFRAQEIDGQALLLLKEDHLMSAMNIKLGPALKICARINSLKES; from the exons ATGGAGAATgaaccaaacacaacaacatGTTCTGCTTCTACAACTACTATCACGACCACCTCCACGTCCCGGACACAGCTGCCACAGATATCTGTCTACAGCGGCTCTGACAGACATGCTGTCCAG GTTATTCAGCAGGCCTTGCATCGTCCTCCTAGCTCAGCTGCTCAGTACCTCCAGCAGATGTACGCAGCCCAACAGCAGCATCTAATGCTGCAgactgctgctttgcagcagcagcacttaaGCAGTACCCAATTTCAGAGTCTGGCAACTGTACCACAG GCAAGCCTGTCAGGTGGGAGGCAATGTACTTCCCCCACTGGGAGTGTCACTCAGCAGTCAAGCATGTCGCAGACCTCG ATAATAAGCCGTTCACAGACCTccaacaccaccaccagcagTATTACTCAACAGACTATGTTGCTGGGGAGCACCTCTCCAACCCTGAGTGCAAGCCAGGCTCAAATGTATCTACGAGCTCAAATG CTCATTTTTACTCCTGCAACCACTGTGGCTGCTGTTCAGTCTGACATTCCTGTTGTCTCAtcatcttcctcatcctcctgtCAGTCTGCAGCTACTCAG GTTCAGAACTTGACATTGCGCAGTCAGAAGTTGGGCGTATTGTCAGGTTCACAGAATGGCCCACCAAAGAGCAGCAGTCAAACACCGTCACTGTCTCTGTGTAAACCTGTAACCAGCTCCAAGGGCAGCCAACTGGATCCCTCAGAAAGCAATAGAAAAGGCGAGAGCCCAACTCCAGAATGTCGGAGTACACCAGTCACACGGACTTCGAGCATACATCACTTAATAACACCAG CTTCATATTCTCCATTGCAACCTCATTCTTTAGTCAAACATCAGCAGCTCCCGCTTCATTCACCACCCCCAAAGATTTCCCATCATCAGCTGATattacaacagcagcagcaagtccAGCCCATTGCACTCCAGACCCCGTCGGGTCAGGACCCCCCTCCATCCCAGCACTGCCTCCCACTCCCAAGCCATGGTCTTCCTCCGGCTCCCAGCAGTGTCCAGTCTCATTGCTCACCTATCCACATCCATCCTCCACCTCTAACACTCTCTCCTACCCCATCCCAGTCAGCTCAGCAGTCTGTAGTGGTGTCCCCTCCACCTTCTCACTCCCCTAGTCAGTCACCCACAATAATTATTCATCCTCAAGCACTTATTCAGTCACAGGCCAACTCCCTCGTGCCAACAGCTCTTCAGGCAGAGCAGACTGCTCCTCAGCAAACTACCAGTCCAGTTCGACCGATTGCACAGCCACTTAATCTTCCGCCACACCTTCCGCTTCCATCTTCCCCTGCTGTACATATAGGATCGGTAGATCAGCCCAGCTTAGTTTCCCCAGGCCAACAGATCGTGTCCTCGACACCACACCAGCAATATTCAGCCTTGCAGTCCACACCTATCCCTCTTGCAGCTCCTCCTCAGCTGTCAGCATCTTCAACCCAGATTCAACAACTGCCATTGCAATCTGTGCCGTCTTTACAAGTGCAGCCTGAAATTCTGTCCCAGGGGCAGGTTTTGGTTCAAAACACTTTGGTTTCTGAGGAAGAActtcctgctgcagaagctTTGGTCCAGCTGCCATTTCAAACTCTTCCACCACCACAGACCGTGGCAGTAAATCTTCAAGTGCAGCCGTCGGTACCAATTGAAACTCCAGTG ATTTACCAAGTGGAGAATGTATGTGAAGAAGAGATGCCCGAGGAATCAGATTGTGTCCATATGGCAAGAACACCTACGCCTCCCACTTTGTCCCCACCAGCCATACCCTTGGGGAATGGAGATGCACTTAATTCAGAAGATCCTTTGTCAG aacatggGGGACCACCTTCAGTGACATCATCAGTCAGTGCCTCAGTAATTAAATCTCCATCTGATCCTTCACATGCCTCTATTCCGCCACCACCTCTATTGCTTCCAGCAGCAACAACAAGGAGCAACAGCACATCAATGCCCAATAGCATTCCTAGTCTAGAAAATAAACCTCCACAGGCTATTGTTAAACCACAGATCCTGACCCATGTTATTGAAGGCTTTGTGATTCAGGAGGGGTTAGAGCCATTCCCT GTAAGTCGTTCATCTTTGCTGGTAGAACAGCCTGCAGAAAAAAGATTGCTAGTGGAGGGTCAAATCATGAGTGTTGTGTGTGTTGAATCAGACTTGCAGAATACAAAACATGCAGACAACTCATCGGACACAGAGATAGAGGATATGATTGCAGAAG AGGGACTGGATGAAATAGAAAATGATCTTCTGAAGTGTGAATTTTGTGGAAAAATGGGATATTCTAATAAGTTTCTACGGTCAAAAAGATTCTGCTCCACATCCTGTGCCAAAAG GCACAGCCTTAGTTGCACTAAGAAATTTGGGCTGTTTACATCAGACAAGACCAGTCGTTGGAATCGGAAATCAGATAGCCAAAGTCTTGGGCGACGCGGGCGTCGACCGAGTGGCCCTGATGGGGCGTCACGAGATCATTTTCTTAGACAG CTTCCAATTACTTATCCATCTGCAGAAGAAGATATGGCTTCTCATGAAGATGCTGTTCCAGCTGCCATGACCACCCGTCTGCGAAGGCAgagtgaaagagagagagaacgTGAACTTAGGGAACTAAGAATTAGGAAAATGCCAGAGAGCATTGACTTGCTACCCGTGGTGCAAGCGGACCCATCAGTATGGACTGTTGATGAAGTCTGGGCCTTTATACATTCTTTGCCTG GTTGTCAAGATATTGCGGATGAATTCAGAGCACAAGAAATCGATGGACAAGCTCTCCTCTTGTTGAAGGAGGATCACCTTATGAGTGCAATGAATATTAAGCTTGGACCTGCGTTGAAAATCTGTGCACGGATAAATTCATTGAAAGAATCCTAG